The sequence AGTAAATATAtagctatgtatatatataatatacctaTATTTAGTATTTACTCATATCCTAGGTTCATCAACAATTATATCACCATCGGTCAAAAATCTTTGTGTAATCTTTGATGACTAGCTAACTTTCAAGGACCACATTGCAAAAACTGCTCAATCTTGCAGGCTTGCATTGCATAACCTCAGAAAGGTCAGGCCCTTGCTAAcagagcatgctgcacaacttcttgtctaGGTCCTTGTCCTTTCTTGGCTGGACTACTGCAGTGCTCTTCTGACTGGATTTCCGTCATGCGCAATCAAACCTctgcaaatgattcagaatgcagcagcatgtCTGATCTTCAACAAGCCCAGAAGGGCCCACGTCACAGCTCTCTTTATCTCCATGTACTGGCTACCGTTGCAGCTCACATAAAGTTCAAGTCATTGATGCTTGCAAATTGtacagccacaggctcagcaaCCTCCTACATCAACTCACTCTTACAAATCTACATCCATTCCAGAAGCCTGAGATCTACAATAATCttttaattttgtcattattatatacattttgttgattttcattttttccctacaataaattgctaaaaataataataatagacagtGCCCCCGCCCCCCCAACCCCCCGCAGTGCCACTGAAAACCCCTTGGGGTCGCCAACTCCCCGTGGAAGACCGCTGAGTAGCAAAACAATTGATTAAATGTTACCACAAGATGGCAGAGAATCCTAAGTCGTCCTCCTCGAGGGAGAACTtctctaaataaaaatgagaaacctttttttttaattaacgttTATTACATCATATTGACTTTATCAAGAAAAAAATATCCTTTTGTTCTCTCAagtatgtaaaaattaaatttgtGACTTTTAAACAGTAACCTATGTGACTTCTTTCCAAGAAGATCATTTTCTCCTTTTTGTCTTATGTCTGTTCAGAAGTATTTCATATGCCTCCTGAATCTGAATAAACATCTGCTGTGCCTCTGCTTGCCGCTTCGGGTTGTGATCTGGATGCCACACTTTAACCAGTTCCTTATAGCTGCGAGTGACCTCCTCCAGAGATGCTTCTTCTGACAGTGATAGCATCTGAttgtaagaaaatattaaaatgtatccattataaaaaaatccattatttACCTTATTATATGTAAAAACACTGCAAAGTAAGACCTATAAATATTCTATACACAGTTGACCACTTGAAACTACTGAACTCACCTTCAGAGCCTCCATTTCTTTTTTACTATACTCATTAAGAATTATTTCTAGCATCTTCCTCCAGGTTTCCTCGTAGAAACCTCCTCCTGTCAGGACACATAGCAGACGATATGGCAACAGCAAAAAATACTCTAGGAGTCCTTTGAGCCACGGAATGAACCAGAAGAAATCAAGTAGTGTCGCTATACAGTCCGATATGTAGTATAATGTGGCAGTGGTGTTGTGGAAAACACAGTATCCCAGCGGAGCAGAGAAAGCCAGCACACCTAAACTCAGACGATACAGACGGGGCCCTTGGGAAGATTAACACAAACTGGCTTAATTAAACGCACATGTACATTATGCATAAATAACTTTTTTGCACTAACAATTTGAGAACCAAATAGAGATCAAATAACTTATATACCTTTACTGCAATAACATTTCAGAGAGCCTTGCCAAAGTGTTAGTCAAAGTTCTTGGAACATTCACTATGGGTTGACATGCATAAAATGTGCATATGTAAAGTGCATCTCACCAAGTGGCTCTAGCCTCTGAGGTCTGAACGTGCTGTGCTGTGCAGCGGTAACACTGCCAGCTATGCTGATGGGCAGAGGAGATAGGTTGCTTCCATAGAAGATGGATGATGTGATGATGCACGTAATGAGGGTCTTCTGAAGGTCAGAGGTCTGCTGGCCCACAGAGGACACCAGATGAATACCTGTAGCTACGCTCAGTGGCAGCACTAGGAAGTAGAAGAAGCTAAGAGAACTAAGACTTATTAAAGCCACAGAGCCGAAGTAAATACCAACACAAATCTGACCGGCGAACCGAATCAGGCCTACAGGTGGTGGTGGAGTGGCTTGTGGACGTCTAACGGGGGCTCTCTCTGCTGCATGGTTGGCCTCGTTCACATACGATGGGATACGGAAGAAGTCTCTTGTCCAGCCAATGCCAAAACCTCCAAAAGTTAGTATCCAAAGAAGAGCATGGCTGTCTCTGCCAAGATAAATGTGATGAAGGCCAAGTGGGCCACCCATTGCCCACAAGGCATATGTGATCATGACCTTTTTAGCCATAAGGTCATTCTAGCTGCACACAGGAGCTTGAAAAAAAGtcaataatttaaaagtttagcCAATAACATGAGTACGAATAGTGCTTAATAATAAAGTCTAAGAACAAGCATTTTAGGTGAATCtcatgcagtttttaaataaatagtaacaATTTCACCTGCTTCTCATGTAAATCTATCTTATAAGACTATATAGCATGGaatgttgctttatttattgcttttatgGTGCCTTTTCCTTTAGGAGCTTGATAGCATTGGTCAGCATTTACTGTATGAACAAGAAAAGCACATTTTGGGTATATATTTTCTCCTTTggtgaaataaagtcatacaggtttggaataacatgaggacgagtaaataatgacataattggCATTTTTTGGGTTTTATGCTTTTGATAATCTCTCTTTTCACTCTCTCATATCACCCATATCACTGGCTTTCAAGTTATAAAATCACACAGCTCACTGCTCTCTTACCTGCGGGAACTGAGAGATCAAGCTTCATTCAAATACCAGATTGTTTTAGAAGACTCCTATAAAATGGTAGTCATTAAAAAATTTAAGAATCCATCCAATAGATCACagcataatggtttttaaattGAAATCATTCACTTTCAGAAAATAATAACCTATGGACTTCCGTGTTTGCATCAGTATGGACTTTGGTTTGATGATGACACAGTTGTAAAGAGCAAACTTTAATATCCCATTATCTGTGAACACTTTTCAGACATGGAACATTAAACATTTACTAAAATGCACTAGACttcttaaatatgtttttagtagtcaagtcacctttatttatatagtgcttttaacaatacagattgtaacaaagcagctgaacagcattaaataggaaaatagtgtgtcaataaagcaaaaaaacagttcatcattgaattcagtgatgtcatcatcctgctcagttcagtttaaatagtgtctttgcAATCAAGTCGACAAAATCgttggaaattaagtgtccccaacaaaccaagccagaggcgacagcggcaaggaaccaaaactccatcggtgacagaatggagaaaaaaccttgggagaaaccaggctcagtcggggggccagttctcctctgtccaGACGAAATCAGCAGTTCAGTTCCacgctgcagcaaagtcagattgtgcagaagaatcatctgtttcctgtggtcttgtcctggtggctgTCTAGGTCTAGGAGATAAGGTCTtgcctgtgtgtctgtgtcttgggctcatctagttgtcctggtctccgatgacattcagggctgtagaggttctctctaggtgctgatccaccacctgggctggatccgggtgactgctgtgaccatctgatctggatacagactggatctggtgtctACAGTGACATTGTGatattctaattattatcaaattttgagttttgagaatgcagcggatgtggaggattatagtgcaataagagctcattcaaatactgaggtgctaaacaactcagggctttataagtaataagcaagatttttaaaaaagagcaAACAGTATTGATAGCTCGGCTCTAAGAGCAATatcaaaatctataaaaaaaaaaaaatctataaaatgtttGATTGGGAGTCAGTGGAGTGTTGACataaccaggctaatatggtcatacttcctggttctagtaagaactctgctgcattttggactagcgggagtttgtttattaagcgtgcagaacaaccacccaataaagcattacgataatctaaccttgaggtcatgaaagcatgaattaacatttctgcatttgacattacgagcataggtcataatttagatatatttttgagatggaaaaatacagttttacaaatgctagaaatgtgtctttcaaaggaaagattgctatcaaatagcacacctaggttcctaactgatgatgaagaattgacagcgCAGCCGTCAAGTCTTAGATAGTGTTCTAGgtaattacatgcagagtttttaggtcctataattaacctATAATTAAGTAAGAAATTACTtctcatccaggtttttatatcaACAATGCATTCCataaatttttcaaattggtatgtttctccaggtcttgaagaaatatagagctgactatcatcagcataacaatgaaagctaacatcatgtttcctgatgatatctcccaagggtaacatgtaaagcatgaaaagtaacggccctagtactgagccttgaggtatgacatactgcacttgtgatcgatatgatacctctttatTGACTACAACAAATTGATGGCAGTCAGATAAGTACAATTTGAACCTTGCTTATagacttccattaatgccagcaatgttttctagtctattcaagagaatgttgtggtcaattgtgtcgaatggagcactaagatccaatagcactaatagagagacacaaccacgatcagatgataagagcaggtcatttgtaactctaaggagagcagtctcagtactatgatacagtctaaatcctgactggaaatcctcacagataccatttttctctaagaaggaatataattgtaaggatactaTCTTTTCTAgtttcttggacagaaaaggaagattcgaGATCTGTCTGTAATGACTAGTTCGTGGGGTCTAATTGTGGTTTTACAGGGTAAAGATCCTGTGCCATGCTCCTCATACTGCAACGTTAAACACATATCTGCTAAtctgaattaattttaaaagtttgttatcagtaagattttttctgcaagaatgcattcaatttatcagagacatttataatgatacaaaagcttctgtttaaaaaaaattataaataaaaaaggaggtgggggggggggggtctgttcttttgaactttctattcatcaaagaatcctgaggagaattattattattatataaatatatataaatattaagcaggGCAACATTGactataataagaaatgttacttgagcaacgtatcagaatattagaatattttttatggatgggttatatttttgcatttgttaTTATTCATAACAATACAGTTGCAGTTATtgctataacatttttatttgttttaataagttACAAAGAAATGCCCAGAGTTGTGAAAAGAGCAAACAGTATTGATAGCTCGGCTCTAAGAGCAATATCAAAGTATCATAATACTACCAATATATACAGCACTGTGCAAatgtcttaggccactagtattttcaacaacaaaaaatgttttttttaagtcagttgtttctatcttttgctgtagtgtgtcagtagtaaatatcagcttacatttccaaacattatttttgccattaattgtaataatccagtgagatttttgtttacacaatgagtctgacagcagccagtgctctgatctcaccatcatccagtctgtcagagattacatgaagaaacagaacaaactgagacagactcaatccagaagaactgtggcaatgtctcgaAGACACTTCAAGAAATCTACCTGCAAAGCTGAAAAACAATgcgcaagtgcacctaggacaaaaggtttttttaacGCATAGTGTGATCACACCAAaagtttaatttagttaatagaagttaattaataaaatctatttatggcattagTTTTGACgccatcctcactttacagcatttttacacaagtgcctaaaactttgcacagtactgtagctttgcaggtctcagtttgttctgtttcttcatgttattccaaacagaCTGGATGAtagtgagatcagatctctgtgtggagcactggctgctgtcagactacTTTACACATCTTTACACATCtatgtatcgtcacgagctgtagggttttatttgtttttgtttggttttttctctctctactgTATTTgtattctactgaagaaacaaaagcccctttcacactgccattccggcaaatacacgggtaaagtgttccggcaattgttcccgggtcgctagattttgcactttcacactgccagtgattacccggaatatgtgcgtgctttcacacacaacccgtaaagatcccgtaacgacacgtgacatcagggtgtgacgtgtaatgtatgagtcgaaaacgttaggcacgttatactttcactgaagcaagcgaacgatctcggcgtcagcgcggaaagtgaggaactaactgatctctgtttcattacagtttgcacatatttttttgtcttccttcaaaacagccggtaaaagagtcgcgcgataacgcgtGTCATCACTTCACTCGTCCCGGGTCGAACccgcaatgttactaggtccccgacccgggttcaatgccggaatcaatcccgggacgtgtttgctttcacacaaaatgccgggtccgacgtgcagtgtgaaaggggctaaagtcACCTACATTTTTGGATGCCCTggtggtaagcagataaacatcaaatttaaatttttgggtgaactatccctttaaatccgcCTCTTCCTCCTCCCACAGTCCAGCCCCTCCAGTAGATGGAGTCTAGATTCATTGAGGAGCATCTGCGAGCACGCTGACTCGAAGAGTTTCACAGTTTATAATTTCCCTTTTTAGCAGGTGAATAATCATTAAAAcataatctataaaaataaaagcaaaacaggACTAGTTCGTTGAATTTGTGCTTTCAGCTAGAGCAACCGCGATGCATTTGGAGGTGGAAAGCGTCCGTTCGCTTTAACGCGAGACAAGTTTCCACGTAGGCTATCTTCTCGGATACTCAAATGTTTTACAACTTATAACAGCGAAGACGCCAAGACATGGTTTCAAAGTATGGAAACCGAAGACGTGACGGTTAGAGAGCAACTATTCCACAACCGAGTCCGAGAAACCATTGTGAGTTTCCCTTTCTTTGCTTTTCTTGTTTACAATGATTATGAATTACTGTTTGCAGTGTTACAGTTTTGAATGCGCCCTTGTGTTTTTCCTAAAGAAAACCAATAACCATTGAATGATTAGATGTTTGTGTGAACCATGATCTTGTGTGTTGATCATGAACTTTGTTCTCATAAAATCCTGATTTCACTGTGTATATGTTgtccttgctttttttttttaacaaaacattttgttATAGAGTATTGTGTACACAAAGAGACCCTTTATTTGAAACGTTAAGAACGATTACATGGTGATGCACAGCTGCTCACTGTAACACTGAGACTGCTCCAGTGTCCAGAACTCATTTTTTGAGAACAAATTAGCTTTTGGGGTTCTTGTGCATGAAAATGTCTGTCACCTAATAAATTACAACTATAACTGAACTTCAGACCTAAGTACAGCGAGATGCTTGGACTTAACCTTTACTCCTTCACAATGTATCCCACTCAGCATTtagaacaatacattttttttttttttttgaaaccacTAATTTTGTAATTCACTAGTTACAAAAACTGGCCTCCTAAAACTATATATTAAATGACAATTTGATACATCAGCTCAAAATTCTAGTCATAATCTGCTTGAAGCTGTCGTATGGATTGTCCACTTCATCATTAATTTTTCTATCAAACAAAAGCTCCACTTTTGGATATTTTAAGTCCATACACTCTTGTCTCTTATACACTGTTC is a genomic window of Carassius carassius chromosome 46, fCarCar2.1, whole genome shotgun sequence containing:
- the LOC132128846 gene encoding dnaJ homolog subfamily C member 22-like, with amino-acid sequence MAKKVMITYALWAMGGPLGLHHIYLGRDSHALLWILTFGGFGIGWTRDFFRIPSYVNEANHAAERAPVRRPQATPPPPVGLIRFAGQICVGIYFGSVALISLSSLSFFYFLVLPLSVATGIHLVSSVGQQTSDLQKTLITCIITSSIFYGSNLSPLPISIAGSVTAAQHSTFRPQRLEPLGPRLYRLSLGVLAFSAPLGYCVFHNTTATLYYISDCIATLLDFFWFIPWLKGLLEYFLLLPYRLLCVLTGGGFYEETWRKMLEIILNEYSKKEMEALKMLSLSEEASLEEVTRSYKELVKVWHPDHNPKRQAEAQQMFIQIQEAYEILLNRHKTKRRK